The genomic region CAAGGTAAGGCCCCTTGGGAGCTTCATCTTGGCTAACGGTATGGCAGGCGACGCAACTCGCGCGGGAAAAAATGGCTTCACCGAGGGCTATGTCACCCTTTTTGTAGGCGCTGGCCTGAGCAATGGCTTCTTCAGCTTTGAGGGTAGAAATCTTAGCGGTTTTATCCGCACCAGGCATTTGGATACGCAAGCTGCGTACGGCAGTTTTTGCCCAAGCGACCACTGTTTTGTTAGAGTGATTAGTCACTAAGCGGATACGGTCATTGAGATAAGAGTTTTTCGATCTATGTGCAGCCTGGATGAGGTTGGCTTTTTTGAGATCATTTTGCCACGCCTTATCGATAGCAGCGCGACTTTTATGTTGAGCTTCTTTACCTATGCCTTTGGCCTTCGCTAAATGCAAGAGTGCTTGAGCGGCCCATTGTTCTTCAGAAGTATTTGTTTGTGTATTTAGGCTAAGGATAAATTGGTCGGTGAAGTTTTCGAGCTTCGGTGAGTTAAATAGTTGTTTGCGTACGTTTCCGCGAACTGTAACGGCCTTATTATCTTTGATGAGGGTACTTAATGCAGCGATGAGCGCTGAGTAGACTTTGGGATCTTCGATTTTGACAAGAAGTTGAATTGCCTGTTGTAAACTTGTTGCCGAAGTATTTGGATCGAATGCAGCAGCAATAATGAGTTCGTTCGCTTGAACAGGAATGGCCTCTTTATCGACGAGCTGATTAAGCACGGTGGGTAGGAGCGAGGGATCATCATTGGCGAGTTTGAGAATTTGCTTGAGTCCACGGTCATTTTGAATGCGGTTTTTGCCTAATTGGGCGACGATGTGAGACTTGAGGTCCTTGGAGCTACTCGGGTCTTCGAGTAGAGTATTAAGGGTATTGAGGATTAAATCAGAGGACTCCCAAGTGTCTAGCTGGTAATATGGCCCACGTGTATCGGGGCGCGTTGACCAAGAGTCACCTTGCCATTTGGCTTCACGGTGGTAGAGACGTGCTAAAGTACTGATGACCGATTTGCGAATAGCGCTATCAGTGTTCTTTGCCAAAATTTCCAGCAAACCTTGAACCGTTTCACTTTGATGGATTCTCATCAGAGCGTGTGATGCACCCATTCTATCTTTGGGATCCTCGGATTGAATGTATTTTAGACCTACTTCAATACTTTGTAGTTGTGCGAGGGCCTGAAAACTTGTGTGGGCAAGTAGTGGGTCAGCGCTAGCAAGGTGCTGAGCAATGACAGGGGCGAGTCCAGTTTTTCCTTGGCGTACAGCTGCGACAATAGCTTCTAGAACGGTACGTGGATTTGTTGAGGATAATTGTTTTGTTAAAAAAGCATTGGGGGTGGGGCCTTCTTTGCCTTGAGTGCGCAAGTCAATGGCCATGTCACCACAAGCACGTACGAGGATGGGCATCAGTGCATCATTATCTTTGAAAGCAGCTAATAAGAGAGCGAGTACTTTTTCACTATAGCGACTATCGAGACCATATTGACTGGTGGCATAGAGGGCTACAATTCGATTCTCTAATGGGAGGCTTGCGTTTTGTGCGAGCTTTAATAATTGAGTATTTCTTTGTTCATTGAAAGGCTTCCTTAGGAGCATGCGTTGCGCATTAATACGGCGGATATGACTTTTTGAAGAGCTGATAATGGCGATTAATTGATCGTCAGAGAGTTTAGCAAAATCGGGGAGGGCTTTGGCTTGGTAATTCGTCGGACGAACTTTGGCAATATAGCCAAGTTCTGGGCCCTTCCAGAAAAAACTGGCCGCTCCTTTCCAGGAAGCTTGATAGATATTGCTGAGGCCATCGACGTCGCCATCGGTGGGGCGCGTCATTTTGATGAGTAGCTCTGGCTTGCTTATTTCTTTAAAGCCAGCACCATTGGGAGAGAGGGTATGGCGGTAGGAGCCTTGACGGCCCCAGTCACAAGTATAGGGGAACTTATTCCATGCCGCAGGGATGCCGGGTTCGCCAAGGTAGAAGGCGCCGACGCCTGAGCCACCACCATAGTCTGCTAAAGGAGCCACGATTTCGTCCTGAAAGTTTATGTAGAGGCGGGGATATCCATGATCCTCTAAGCCCGTGTGTTGATGAAAGCGCACATCCCATCCACCACCATCATTAGTATTATCGCGTGAGAACATTTCCATACTAGGTGTAATAGCGAGGCCATAGATATTACGCGTGCCAGCAGAGAAAAGTTCCATACCAGTTCCATCAGGACGGAAACGCACGACACCACCACCACGCAGTTGGAGTTCGCGACCATCAGTTCCCGTAGCGTTCATAAAGCCAAAATCACCCACGGCAATATAGATCCAGCCATCGACACCCATATCGAGGCCATTAGTTGTATGATCGGCAGAACGATCCTTGAAACCAAAGGCGATATTCGAGATCAGGCGCTTAGATGAGTCGGCA from Lentisphaera profundi harbors:
- a CDS encoding DUF7133 domain-containing protein: MIIKTKSRLLSLSLILFSSFSLYSQSTGLAKTLDPATKPIKALLIAGGCCHDYEAQTKILSDGIQKRANIRVDVYISPSKSPNPPLPLYDDPNWAKGYDLIIHDECAAGNRDNSVVDNILNVHKTIPAVHLHCAMHSFRGSKNTEWCKHIGLKSTRHGPHLPVAIEVTNKNHPITKNFKNWVTGKEELYNNTEVYTAEPLLKGTQKYNKKGEDIVDTATVAWVNTQYGARSFSTSLGHYNEVVASDEYLELVSRGALWACNKLDDENYLLPYTGSNLITIINEDAKQKIAPQPKPAPADATFVTLSASSTQSSNKNYMANAIDNDPKTRWCANAGTAPAWLQVQFDKAISLSAAQIEWEMRDEWTRYKIETSLDGKKWNIAFDASNNTQGGVRKDLFNAQNIKYLRVVYLKQKRGMWPSFWELSLFDSQGKKLKLHESGQKATKPLSLDLFKKEGNYKAHPHRLSATEEAELLKDVSVPAGFEKSLFAPWQMANYPTYVAAAPNGDLYVSSDGNASGNRSPRRGRVLRLRDTDADGRADEVTEFVRDIDSPRGIVWDHDRLYVLHPPHITVFHDQDGDGVADSSKRLISNIAFGFKDRSADHTTNGLDMGVDGWIYIAVGDFGFMNATGTDGRELQLRGGGVVRFRPDGTGMELFSAGTRNIYGLAITPSMEMFSRDNTNDGGGWDVRFHQHTGLEDHGYPRLYINFQDEIVAPLADYGGGSGVGAFYLGEPGIPAAWNKFPYTCDWGRQGSYRHTLSPNGAGFKEISKPELLIKMTRPTDGDVDGLSNIYQASWKGAASFFWKGPELGYIAKVRPTNYQAKALPDFAKLSDDQLIAIISSSKSHIRRINAQRMLLRKPFNEQRNTQLLKLAQNASLPLENRIVALYATSQYGLDSRYSEKVLALLLAAFKDNDALMPILVRACGDMAIDLRTQGKEGPTPNAFLTKQLSSTNPRTVLEAIVAAVRQGKTGLAPVIAQHLASADPLLAHTSFQALAQLQSIEVGLKYIQSEDPKDRMGASHALMRIHQSETVQGLLEILAKNTDSAIRKSVISTLARLYHREAKWQGDSWSTRPDTRGPYYQLDTWESSDLILNTLNTLLEDPSSSKDLKSHIVAQLGKNRIQNDRGLKQILKLANDDPSLLPTVLNQLVDKEAIPVQANELIIAAAFDPNTSATSLQQAIQLLVKIEDPKVYSALIAALSTLIKDNKAVTVRGNVRKQLFNSPKLENFTDQFILSLNTQTNTSEEQWAAQALLHLAKAKGIGKEAQHKSRAAIDKAWQNDLKKANLIQAAHRSKNSYLNDRIRLVTNHSNKTVVAWAKTAVRSLRIQMPGADKTAKISTLKAEEAIAQASAYKKGDIALGEAIFSRASCVACHTVSQDEAPKGPYLGSIASILRRQELAEAIILPNKAISQGFSTQMIALKNGQSIMGFVTNESGDSISMRDISSKQHDFKKSEIASRQKLPTSLMPAGLMNTYTLHEFASLLDYLAHLAKKDE